Proteins encoded within one genomic window of Ranitomeya variabilis isolate aRanVar5 chromosome 4, aRanVar5.hap1, whole genome shotgun sequence:
- the LOC143766732 gene encoding E3 ubiquitin/ISG15 ligase TRIM25-like, with the protein MTSADLLEELNCSICLGIYTDPVTLRCGHNFCRECIDCVLDTQEQSGEYSCPDCREEFQERPALRKNTTLNNIAQCFLSTKPKEAQGTIFCTYCIKSSVAAIKSCLLCEASLCRSHLEVHSKSPEHILSEPTTDMRSRKCSVHKKILEYYCTKDGTYICVSCRLDGAHKGHKIKTMVEVSNEKKERSRRILSDLAVKNKETEKVIHKLQEHKRKIQEKVNREIEKASTIFKDIRRRLEDEEKKTFSEIYRQKDQVLLKVSQLLKPLEMEKENLSYKMDHITKLCNMADPFHVLQEKEPDKDTFDTKHDEIGDLDDLDVELISKTISRSLSNFVAGVKTKTHTEKAMTVSLDENTACEDISISGDLSTISKSEIKQYHPNRFEYYPQVLSIQSFSSGQHCWEVETSESGNWRIGVSYANVERRGDHSYFGDNAKSWCLRRYNINLYSVLHDSKEVQIRHKVSCHRLRICLDYEAGHLSFYELTDPVTHIHTFTATFTEPLHAAFCVWDDWVKILN; encoded by the coding sequence ATGACCTCTGCCGATCTCCTAGAAGAACTGAACTGCTCCATCTGCCTGGGCATCTATACAGATCCCGTCACTCTGAGATGTGGCCACAACTTCTGCCGGGAGTGCATTGATTGTGTGTTGGATACCCAGGAGCAGTCCGGAGAATACTCCTGCCCTGACTGTCGAGAAGAATTCCAGGAACGTCCAGCTCTGAGAAAAAACACAACGCTGAATAACATAGCTCAATGTTTCTTGTCTACAAAACCTAAAGAGGCACAAGGAACAATATTTTGCACCTACTGTATCAAGTCTTCGGTGGCAGCCATTAAATCCTGCTTGTTATGTGAGGCTTCTCTGTGCAGGAGTCACCTGGAGGTCCACAGCAAGTCACCAGAACACATCCTATCGGAACCCACCACTGACATGCGTAGCAGAAAATGCTCTGTCCACAAGAAGATCCTGGAGTATTACTGCACAAAAGATGGCACCTATATCTGTGTATCCTGCAGATTAGACGGTGCCCACAAAGGACACAAGATTAAGACAATGGTAGAGGTATCGAATGAGAAGAAAGAGAGATCAAGACGGATCTTGAGTGACCTGGCTGTAAAAAATAAAGAGACAGAGAAGGTCATCCATAAACTGCAAGAGCACAAGAGGAAAATACAAGAAAAGGTCAACAGGGAAATTGAAAAAGCATCCACGATATTTAAAGACATCAGAAGACGACTCGAAGACGAGGAGAAGAAGACCTTTAGTGAGATCTACAGGCAGAAAGATCAGGTGTTACTGAAAGTCTCTCAACTTCTCAAGCCGCTTGAGATGGAGAAGGAAAACCTTTCCTACAAGATGGATCACATCACGAAACTGTGTAACATGGCGGATCCATTTCATGTCCTACAAGAAAAGGAACCTGATAAAGATACGTTTGATACCAAACATGACGAGATTGGAGATTTAGACGACCTGGATGTAGAGCTTATCTCTAAGACAATAAGCAGAAGTTTATCCAACTTTGTCGCTGGTGTGAAAACCAAAACTCATACGGAAAAAGCAATGACTGTATCTCTAGATGAAAACACAGCTTGTGAGGACATCAGTATATCAGGCGACTTATCAACTATATCGAAGTCTGAAATAAAACAGTATCACCCCAACAGATTCGAGTACTATCCACAGGTTCTCAGCATCCAGAGCTTTTCTTCAGGACAACACTGTTGGGAAGTAGAAACCAGTGAATCAGGAAACTGGAGGATCGGAGTCAGCTACGCCAACGTGGAAAGAAGAGGAGATCACTCCTATTTCGGAGACAACGCCAAGTCCTGGTGCTTGCGGAGATACAATATTAATCTATATTCAGTTCTGCATGACAGCAAGGAGGTGCAAATAAGGCACAAGGTCTCCTGTCACCGATTGAGAATATGTCTGGACTACGAGGCTGGACATTTGTCTTTTTACGAATTGACTGACCCCGTTACACATATTCACACGTTCACTGCCACCTTCACTGAGCCTTTGCACGCTGCGTTTTGTGTGTGGGATGACTGGGTTAAAATACTGAATTAG